In Nocardia asteroides, the following proteins share a genomic window:
- a CDS encoding RidA family protein, protein MPAEKIAVRTTDAPAPAHTFSQGVRKGPFVQVSGQGPVDPHTNEYLYPGDVAAQTTRTLLNVKAIVEAAGASFDDVVMLRVYLTEREHFAVMNEAYGEFVTEHTSHGVLPSRTTVFTGLPRAEMLVEIDAFAVVTD, encoded by the coding sequence ATGCCCGCCGAGAAGATCGCCGTGCGCACCACCGACGCGCCCGCGCCCGCCCACACGTTCTCCCAGGGCGTGCGCAAGGGCCCGTTCGTCCAGGTCTCGGGCCAGGGCCCGGTCGACCCGCACACGAACGAGTACCTGTACCCGGGCGATGTGGCCGCCCAGACCACCCGCACGCTGCTGAACGTGAAGGCGATCGTCGAGGCGGCGGGCGCGAGCTTCGACGATGTGGTGATGCTGCGGGTCTACCTCACCGAGCGCGAGCATTTCGCCGTCATGAACGAGGCGTATGGTGAATTCGTCACCGAGCACACCTCCCATGGCGTGCTCCCGTCGCGCACCACCGTGTTCACCGGCCTGCCCCGCGCGGAGATGCTGGTGGAGATCGACGCGTTCGCCGTCGTAACGGACTGA